Proteins found in one Neodiprion lecontei isolate iyNeoLeco1 chromosome 6, iyNeoLeco1.1, whole genome shotgun sequence genomic segment:
- the LOC107223029 gene encoding ETS-related transcription factor Elf-5 isoform X3 — protein sequence MSIFDHLFFDVNCTDFKSEVSLNKDNETQGSDIEIPHLDIKLEDPNGESDDSNKENRNEDLENWRKKPVNQWDEKDTKKWLISTIIVELRESYDVCCRSEKLVMPGQELLRLSKNNFINLCGTIGSRLFEFLPKQSAPKTRHIPFQRYRVPYSDDETSVDSTVSISDAESVSNIDLARTKVERKGRSGRHTLWVWEFLRDLLHNPKYCPEYIYWKDYSKKIFCLVKNKEIARMWGKRKKIKKKEMDYDKFSRALRYHYKKGTLESVDKERLTYRFGPAATGLETDDPNFEKARVKYQL from the exons ATGTCGATC TTTGATCATCTGTTTTTTGATGTAAACTGCACGGATTTTAAATCTGAAGTATCGTTAAACAAAGATAATGAAACTCAAGGAAGCGATATCGAAATTCCTCATTTGGATATTAAACTGGAAGACCCAAACGGAGAATCGGATGATA GTAACAAAGAGAACAGGAACGAGGATTTggaaaattggagaaaaaaaccGGTAAATCAATGGGATGaaaaagacacaaaaaaatgGTTAATTTCGACGATAATCGTGGAATTGAGGGAATCTTACGACGTCTGCTGCAGGAGTGAAAAACTTGTTATGCCAGGACAAGAACTTCTAAGActgtcgaaaaataattttataaatctcTGTGGAACCATCGGAAGTAGGCTTTTCGAATTCTTGCCGAAGCAAAGCGCCCCAAAGACTCGTC ATATTCCATTCCAACGATACCGAGTACCGTACTCCGACGACGAGACATCGGTCGACAGCACAGTCTCGATTTCTG ATGCAGAATCGGTGAGCAATATAGATTTGGCAAGAACAAAAGTAGAGCGAAAAGGAAGATCTG GCAGACACACATTGTGGGTTTGGGAATTTTTACGAGACTTATTACACAACCCGAAGTATTGTCCTGAATATATATACTGGAAGGattacagcaaaaaaattttttgtttggttaaaaataaagaaatagcACGGATGTGGGGCAAACGTAAGaaaatcaagaagaaggaGATGGACTACGACAAATTTAGTCGTGCGTTAAG gTATCATTATAAAAAAGGCACTCTTGAATCCGTTGATAAGGAGCGTCTTACTTATCGATTTGGTCCCGCGGCAACGGGATTAGAAACTGACGATCCCAACTTTGAAAAGGCTAGAGTCAAATACCAGCTCTAA
- the LOC107223029 gene encoding ETS homologous factor isoform X2, producing the protein MSIFDHLFFDVNCTDFKSEVSLNKDNETQGSDIEIPHLDIKLEDPNGESDDSNKENRNEDLENWRKKPVNQWDEKDTKKWLISTIIVELRESYDVCCRSEKLVMPGQELLRLSKNNFINLCGTIGSRLFEFLPKQSAPKTRRNELRQLSLQDFINRDPINGEKFYESLREERNVKHNDIPFQRYRVPYSDDETSVDSTVSISDAESVSNIDLARTKVERKGRSGRHTLWVWEFLRDLLHNPKYCPEYIYWKDYSKKIFCLVKNKEIARMWGKRKKIKKKEMDYDKFSRALRYHYKKGTLESVDKERLTYRFGPAATGLETDDPNFEKARVKYQL; encoded by the exons ATGTCGATC TTTGATCATCTGTTTTTTGATGTAAACTGCACGGATTTTAAATCTGAAGTATCGTTAAACAAAGATAATGAAACTCAAGGAAGCGATATCGAAATTCCTCATTTGGATATTAAACTGGAAGACCCAAACGGAGAATCGGATGATA GTAACAAAGAGAACAGGAACGAGGATTTggaaaattggagaaaaaaaccGGTAAATCAATGGGATGaaaaagacacaaaaaaatgGTTAATTTCGACGATAATCGTGGAATTGAGGGAATCTTACGACGTCTGCTGCAGGAGTGAAAAACTTGTTATGCCAGGACAAGAACTTCTAAGActgtcgaaaaataattttataaatctcTGTGGAACCATCGGAAGTAGGCTTTTCGAATTCTTGCCGAAGCAAAGCGCCCCAAAGACTCGTC GAAATGAACTTCGGCAATTATCGCTGCAAGATTTCATCAATCGTGATCCGATTAATGGGGAAAAGTTTTACGAATCGTTACGAGAGGAACGCAACGTAAAACATAACG ATATTCCATTCCAACGATACCGAGTACCGTACTCCGACGACGAGACATCGGTCGACAGCACAGTCTCGATTTCTG ATGCAGAATCGGTGAGCAATATAGATTTGGCAAGAACAAAAGTAGAGCGAAAAGGAAGATCTG GCAGACACACATTGTGGGTTTGGGAATTTTTACGAGACTTATTACACAACCCGAAGTATTGTCCTGAATATATATACTGGAAGGattacagcaaaaaaattttttgtttggttaaaaataaagaaatagcACGGATGTGGGGCAAACGTAAGaaaatcaagaagaaggaGATGGACTACGACAAATTTAGTCGTGCGTTAAG gTATCATTATAAAAAAGGCACTCTTGAATCCGTTGATAAGGAGCGTCTTACTTATCGATTTGGTCCCGCGGCAACGGGATTAGAAACTGACGATCCCAACTTTGAAAAGGCTAGAGTCAAATACCAGCTCTAA
- the LOC107223029 gene encoding ETS-related transcription factor Elf-5 isoform X1, which yields MSIFDHLFFDVNCTDFKSEVSLNKDNETQGSDIEIPHLDIKLEDPNGESDDSNKENRNEDLENWRKKPVNQWDEKDTKKWLISTIIVELRESYDVCCRSEKLVMPGQELLRLSKNNFINLCGTIGSRLFEFLPKQSAPKTRHRKKSPNIRTRHWQKKKVEQWNTTDTKNWLLWISIELNIFYDNICTVAEKFSMPGNELRQLSLQDFINRDPINGEKFYESLREERNVKHNDIPFQRYRVPYSDDETSVDSTVSISDAESVSNIDLARTKVERKGRSGRHTLWVWEFLRDLLHNPKYCPEYIYWKDYSKKIFCLVKNKEIARMWGKRKKIKKKEMDYDKFSRALRYHYKKGTLESVDKERLTYRFGPAATGLETDDPNFEKARVKYQL from the exons ATGTCGATC TTTGATCATCTGTTTTTTGATGTAAACTGCACGGATTTTAAATCTGAAGTATCGTTAAACAAAGATAATGAAACTCAAGGAAGCGATATCGAAATTCCTCATTTGGATATTAAACTGGAAGACCCAAACGGAGAATCGGATGATA GTAACAAAGAGAACAGGAACGAGGATTTggaaaattggagaaaaaaaccGGTAAATCAATGGGATGaaaaagacacaaaaaaatgGTTAATTTCGACGATAATCGTGGAATTGAGGGAATCTTACGACGTCTGCTGCAGGAGTGAAAAACTTGTTATGCCAGGACAAGAACTTCTAAGActgtcgaaaaataattttataaatctcTGTGGAACCATCGGAAGTAGGCTTTTCGAATTCTTGCCGAAGCAAAGCGCCCCAAAGACTCGTC ATCGCAAAAAAAGTCCGAATATCCGTACCAGACATtggcagaaaaaaaaggtagaaCAGTGGAATACGACAGATACAAAAAATTGGCTTCTTTGGATATCTAtagaattaaatattttttatgacaATATTTGCACTGTTGCCGAGAAATTTTCTATGCCAGGAAATGAACTTCGGCAATTATCGCTGCAAGATTTCATCAATCGTGATCCGATTAATGGGGAAAAGTTTTACGAATCGTTACGAGAGGAACGCAACGTAAAACATAACG ATATTCCATTCCAACGATACCGAGTACCGTACTCCGACGACGAGACATCGGTCGACAGCACAGTCTCGATTTCTG ATGCAGAATCGGTGAGCAATATAGATTTGGCAAGAACAAAAGTAGAGCGAAAAGGAAGATCTG GCAGACACACATTGTGGGTTTGGGAATTTTTACGAGACTTATTACACAACCCGAAGTATTGTCCTGAATATATATACTGGAAGGattacagcaaaaaaattttttgtttggttaaaaataaagaaatagcACGGATGTGGGGCAAACGTAAGaaaatcaagaagaaggaGATGGACTACGACAAATTTAGTCGTGCGTTAAG gTATCATTATAAAAAAGGCACTCTTGAATCCGTTGATAAGGAGCGTCTTACTTATCGATTTGGTCCCGCGGCAACGGGATTAGAAACTGACGATCCCAACTTTGAAAAGGCTAGAGTCAAATACCAGCTCTAA